In the genome of Myxococcus stipitatus, one region contains:
- a CDS encoding NFACT RNA binding domain-containing protein codes for MSLRPSELEQVVAEVGAKLTGAVAQKAWCPLPRLCYLELRVPGRSILLCLCAEGDLSRVSVAGSRFPTPGEPAPFQRWLRHELTGAKLQGARYREAERVVELDFEREDVRRRLVMELGAPGGLLILSEQGRVLMLSGEGLGPKRNLYPGAAWTPPEAQPAQALEKARQSPSRLVPEDGDSLPFSHAAEKLLGAKDQSSRAESIRRRLAQPYRARLKRSSRTLEKVRAEAGRGPEAEKHRRLGELLAQNLFRLKRGATQVTLTEYTEDGPQDVAVTLDPKRTPKEEADWHFHQYRRLLRGVEQARHREAELAREVAHAQAALEQVERMDEAMLLAQVEVLHVSAGSDATPEGRPFKEYVGHAGARIWVGRGSEDNDTLTFKVARPWHLWFHARGVPGSHVVLPLEKGQEPGQEVLLDAAHLALHHSGAKGEPRGEVSYVQVKFVRKVKGGAHGQVTYTREKTFVVRMEPERLERLLKSRHTEVPAP; via the coding sequence ATGTCGCTGCGTCCCTCGGAGCTGGAGCAGGTGGTGGCGGAGGTGGGCGCGAAGCTGACCGGAGCGGTGGCCCAGAAGGCCTGGTGCCCCCTTCCGAGGCTCTGCTACCTGGAGCTGCGAGTCCCCGGACGCTCCATCCTCCTCTGTCTGTGCGCCGAGGGAGACCTGTCCCGGGTGTCCGTCGCCGGGTCGCGCTTCCCCACGCCGGGCGAGCCCGCCCCCTTCCAGCGCTGGCTCCGCCACGAGCTCACCGGCGCGAAGCTCCAGGGCGCGCGCTACCGGGAGGCGGAGCGGGTGGTGGAGCTGGACTTCGAGCGCGAGGACGTGCGCCGCCGTCTGGTGATGGAGCTGGGCGCCCCGGGGGGGCTGCTCATCCTGAGCGAGCAAGGGCGGGTGTTGATGCTCTCGGGAGAGGGGCTCGGCCCCAAGCGCAACCTCTACCCGGGCGCGGCGTGGACGCCTCCGGAGGCGCAGCCGGCGCAGGCGCTGGAGAAGGCGCGGCAGTCGCCCTCGCGCCTGGTGCCCGAGGACGGGGACTCGCTTCCTTTCTCCCATGCCGCGGAGAAGCTGCTCGGGGCCAAGGACCAGTCCAGCCGCGCGGAGTCCATCCGCCGGCGGCTGGCGCAGCCGTACCGGGCGAGGCTCAAGCGCTCCTCGCGCACGCTGGAGAAGGTGAGGGCGGAGGCGGGGCGCGGGCCGGAGGCGGAGAAGCACCGCCGGCTGGGGGAGCTGCTCGCGCAGAACCTCTTCCGCCTCAAGCGCGGCGCCACCCAGGTGACGCTCACCGAGTACACGGAGGACGGTCCCCAGGACGTCGCCGTCACGCTGGACCCCAAGCGCACGCCGAAGGAGGAGGCGGACTGGCACTTCCACCAGTACCGCCGGCTCCTGCGCGGCGTGGAGCAGGCGCGCCACCGGGAGGCGGAGCTCGCGCGCGAGGTGGCCCACGCCCAGGCCGCGCTGGAGCAGGTGGAGCGGATGGACGAGGCGATGCTGCTCGCGCAGGTGGAGGTGCTGCACGTCTCCGCGGGGAGCGACGCGACGCCGGAGGGGCGGCCCTTCAAGGAGTACGTGGGCCACGCGGGGGCGCGCATCTGGGTGGGGCGGGGCTCCGAGGACAACGACACGCTCACCTTCAAGGTGGCCCGGCCCTGGCACCTGTGGTTCCACGCGCGGGGCGTGCCGGGCAGCCACGTGGTGCTGCCCTTGGAGAAGGGGCAGGAGCCGGGGCAGGAGGTGCTGCTGGACGCGGCGCACCTGGCGCTGCACCACTCGGGGGCGAAGGGCGAGCCGCGCGGCGAGGTGAGCTACGTGCAGGTGAAGTTCGTGCGCAAGGTGAAGGGGGGCGCGCACGGTCAGGTGACGTACACGCGCGAGAAGACCTTCGTGGTGCGCATGGAGCCGGAGCGGCTGGAGCGACTGCTCAAGTCTCGTCATACCGAGGTGCCCGCTCCGTGA
- a CDS encoding glycoside hydrolase family 1 protein yields MRTPEETFPTHFTFGVATSAYQVEGGIENDWAEWERAGKLKEPHARCGRAVDHWHRYEEDYALAKAVGATAFRISLEWARIEPEQGRFDEAALEAYRERLLKMKAHGLRPVVTLHHFTHPSWFHRETPWHLPQSVPTFRRYARRCAALLEGLDALVISFNEPMVLLLGGYLQGAIPPGIADGALTMRALENMVRAHAAARQELLERLGRVELGISQNMLAFAPDRWWHPLDRALVRLASPAYNHAFHEALATGHLRVNMPGVASTRVAIPEARDSVEFIGVNYYSRAHLRFVPRPPFIEFKYRDTRGRGLTDIGWEDWPEGFLQTLRDVKRYGRPVWITENGIDDRTGSRRPHYLHSHLAQVLAARAEGVDVQGYLYWSLLDNFEWLEGWGPRFGLYHVDFDTLERRATPACDYFRAVATQRRLVAPGTL; encoded by the coding sequence ATGCGGACCCCTGAAGAGACCTTCCCCACCCACTTCACCTTCGGCGTCGCGACGTCCGCGTACCAGGTGGAGGGCGGAATCGAGAACGACTGGGCGGAGTGGGAGCGCGCGGGGAAGCTCAAGGAGCCCCATGCGCGTTGCGGGCGGGCGGTGGACCACTGGCACCGCTACGAGGAGGACTACGCGCTGGCGAAGGCGGTGGGCGCCACCGCGTTCCGCATCTCCCTGGAGTGGGCGCGCATCGAGCCCGAGCAAGGCCGCTTCGACGAGGCGGCGCTCGAGGCGTACCGGGAGCGGCTCCTGAAGATGAAGGCCCACGGCCTGCGGCCCGTGGTGACGCTGCACCACTTCACCCACCCGTCCTGGTTCCATCGGGAGACGCCGTGGCACCTGCCCCAGAGCGTGCCTACCTTCCGGCGGTACGCCCGGCGGTGCGCGGCCCTGCTCGAGGGGCTGGACGCGCTGGTCATCTCGTTCAACGAGCCCATGGTGCTGCTGCTCGGCGGCTACCTGCAGGGGGCCATTCCGCCGGGCATCGCCGACGGGGCGCTCACCATGAGGGCCCTGGAGAACATGGTGCGCGCCCACGCGGCGGCGCGGCAGGAGCTGCTCGAGCGGCTGGGCCGGGTGGAGCTGGGCATCTCCCAGAACATGCTCGCCTTCGCGCCGGACCGGTGGTGGCACCCGCTGGACCGCGCGTTGGTGCGCCTGGCCTCCCCCGCCTACAACCACGCCTTCCATGAGGCGCTGGCCACCGGCCACCTCCGGGTCAACATGCCGGGCGTCGCCTCCACCCGCGTCGCCATCCCCGAGGCGCGGGACTCGGTGGAGTTCATCGGGGTGAACTACTACAGCCGCGCGCACCTGCGCTTCGTGCCGCGCCCGCCCTTCATCGAGTTCAAGTACCGCGACACCCGGGGGCGGGGCCTGACGGACATCGGCTGGGAGGACTGGCCCGAGGGCTTCCTCCAGACGCTGCGCGACGTGAAGCGCTACGGGCGGCCGGTGTGGATTACGGAGAACGGCATCGACGACCGCACGGGCTCGCGCAGGCCCCACTACCTGCACTCGCACCTGGCCCAGGTGCTGGCCGCCCGCGCCGAGGGCGTGGACGTGCAGGGCTACCTCTACTGGAGCCTGCTCGACAACTTCGAGTGGCTGGAGGGCTGGGGGCCGCGCTTCGGCCTCTACCACGTCGACTTCGACACGCTCGAGCGCCGCGCCACGCCCGCCTGCGACTACTTCCGCGCCGTGGCCACCCAGCGGCGGCTGGTGGCCCCCGGCACGCTGTAA
- the dusB gene encoding tRNA dihydrouridine synthase DusB has product MLRLGPYSLPNPYVLAPMAGVSEMPFRVLAFRMGAALCPTELVSSQGLMRANQRTLMYLRFDSQVEKPYSLQLYGGDPEAMGLAAAVGKSHGAQLLDVNMGCPVKKVTKNGAGSALLSDPPRAAAIVRAMREASGLPVTCKIRSGWDSGSRNYLQMAAALQEAGCAGLAIHPRTREQGYSGLADWSVIADVKRHFPELPLFGNGDVRTPEDARRMQETTGCDFVMIGRAALGNPWIFRELAGGEAPSPEERCALVLEHFHAHLAFVGDALAAVRSFRRHLGWYAHGLAGAAAFRARANVMDAPEAVADAVRAFFSSADTDRSASSNEEQDVDYRAALG; this is encoded by the coding sequence ATGCTGAGACTCGGCCCCTATTCCCTTCCGAACCCCTATGTCCTCGCCCCCATGGCCGGGGTGTCCGAGATGCCCTTCCGGGTGCTCGCCTTCCGCATGGGCGCCGCCCTGTGCCCCACCGAGCTCGTCAGCTCCCAGGGCCTGATGCGGGCCAATCAGCGCACCCTCATGTACCTGCGCTTCGATTCGCAGGTGGAGAAGCCCTACTCGCTCCAGCTCTATGGAGGCGACCCGGAGGCCATGGGGCTCGCGGCCGCGGTGGGCAAGTCGCATGGCGCACAGCTGCTCGACGTGAACATGGGCTGTCCCGTGAAGAAGGTGACGAAGAACGGGGCGGGCAGCGCGCTGTTGAGCGACCCGCCGCGCGCCGCCGCCATCGTCCGCGCCATGCGCGAGGCCTCCGGCCTGCCCGTCACCTGCAAGATTCGCTCGGGCTGGGACTCGGGCTCCCGGAACTACCTCCAGATGGCCGCCGCGCTCCAGGAAGCGGGCTGCGCGGGGCTCGCCATCCACCCGCGCACCCGGGAGCAGGGCTACTCGGGCCTGGCGGACTGGAGCGTCATCGCCGACGTGAAGCGCCACTTCCCGGAGCTGCCCCTGTTCGGCAACGGCGACGTGCGCACGCCCGAGGACGCCCGGCGCATGCAGGAGACCACCGGCTGTGACTTCGTGATGATTGGCCGCGCGGCGCTGGGCAACCCGTGGATTTTTCGCGAGCTGGCCGGAGGCGAGGCCCCTTCGCCCGAGGAGCGGTGCGCCCTGGTGCTGGAGCACTTCCACGCGCACCTGGCCTTCGTCGGGGACGCGCTGGCCGCGGTGCGCTCCTTCCGCCGGCACCTGGGCTGGTACGCCCATGGCCTCGCGGGGGCCGCGGCCTTCCGGGCGCGCGCCAACGTGATGGACGCGCCGGAGGCGGTGGCGGACGCGGTGCGCGCCTTCTTCTCCTCCGCGGACACGGACCGCTCCGCGTCCTCGAACGAGGAGCAGGACGTGGACTACCGGGCCGCGCTGGGCTGA
- a CDS encoding M50 family metallopeptidase: MFRFRLGSIPVEVHPSHLLVSGLLAYSSMHAAQNGWPFRQVEGAPALGQASAVVVYVLSWMLIVFVSVLVHELGHALASRLFGYRPSIALVWLGGHTLPTDAPGPLPWKRDLLITAAGPFFGLMLGIFSLVGLVFLKSLSPALDFFLQTFAYANFIWAIFNLLPVLPLDGGRLANTLTTRMFGPRRGIIASQGLALLVCVGVLVFALRTGWLFAAIFFVMYGIQAFRMLTEALNAQAPVGGGSPLESPLVAKLREAKIALDAGRLEDARRLGGLVLEGGESLSPEMASHTHHLLGWVALKEGHGRQALDHFSQVQGRQVEPHAVAAAFSLVGDDARALDWWKQAWQMSSDRTVMHEYAGTLIRLGRTEEAMKLPNVEAAAAFSCAERVLFIRGVYSEAAAVGEAALQYAPSASIAYDAACAFARARNVPDAVRMLRRASELGFKDKAYAASDSDLSALHGQPAFEEWLTELGQSAAS; this comes from the coding sequence ATGTTCCGCTTTCGTCTCGGGAGCATTCCCGTCGAAGTCCACCCCAGTCACCTGCTGGTCTCCGGCCTGCTTGCCTATAGCTCCATGCACGCCGCGCAGAACGGCTGGCCCTTCCGTCAGGTGGAGGGGGCCCCCGCGCTGGGTCAGGCCAGCGCGGTGGTGGTCTATGTCCTGTCGTGGATGCTCATCGTCTTCGTGTCCGTGCTGGTCCACGAGCTGGGCCATGCCCTGGCCAGCCGCCTGTTCGGCTACCGACCCAGCATCGCGCTCGTCTGGCTGGGGGGCCACACGCTCCCCACGGATGCGCCCGGCCCGCTTCCCTGGAAGCGGGACCTGCTCATCACCGCGGCGGGGCCGTTCTTCGGCCTGATGCTGGGCATCTTCAGCCTGGTGGGCCTGGTGTTCCTGAAGTCGCTCAGCCCCGCGCTCGACTTCTTCCTCCAGACGTTCGCCTACGCCAACTTCATCTGGGCCATCTTCAACCTGCTGCCCGTGCTCCCCCTGGATGGAGGGCGGCTGGCCAACACCCTCACCACCCGGATGTTCGGTCCCCGGCGCGGCATCATCGCGTCGCAGGGCCTGGCGCTCCTGGTGTGCGTGGGCGTGCTCGTCTTCGCCCTGCGCACCGGGTGGCTGTTCGCCGCCATCTTCTTCGTCATGTACGGCATCCAGGCCTTCCGCATGCTGACGGAGGCGCTCAACGCCCAGGCCCCCGTGGGCGGCGGCAGTCCCCTGGAGAGCCCGCTGGTGGCGAAGCTGCGCGAGGCCAAGATTGCCCTCGACGCGGGGCGTCTGGAGGACGCGCGCCGGCTGGGTGGCCTCGTACTGGAGGGGGGCGAGTCGCTCTCCCCGGAGATGGCCAGCCACACGCACCACCTGCTCGGCTGGGTGGCGCTGAAGGAGGGCCATGGCCGTCAGGCGCTGGACCACTTCTCCCAGGTGCAGGGGCGCCAGGTGGAGCCCCACGCGGTGGCCGCGGCCTTCTCGCTGGTGGGTGATGACGCACGCGCGCTCGATTGGTGGAAGCAGGCGTGGCAGATGTCCTCCGACCGGACGGTGATGCACGAGTACGCCGGGACGCTCATCCGCCTGGGCCGCACCGAGGAGGCGATGAAGCTGCCGAACGTGGAGGCCGCCGCCGCGTTCAGCTGCGCCGAGCGCGTGCTGTTCATCCGAGGCGTCTACTCGGAAGCCGCCGCGGTGGGCGAGGCGGCGCTCCAGTACGCGCCGAGCGCGAGCATCGCCTATGACGCGGCCTGCGCGTTCGCCCGGGCGCGCAACGTTCCTGACGCGGTGCGGATGCTGCGGCGTGCCAGCGAGCTGGGGTTCAAGGACAAGGCGTATGCCGCGTCGGACTCCGACCTGTCGGCGCTGCACGGCCAGCCCGCTTTCGAGGAGTGGCTGACAGAGCTGGGCCAATCCGCCGCCTCCTGA
- a CDS encoding acyl-CoA desaturase produces MQTPSPAAAPPADNERLNWFSSIPFFGVHLMCLFVFVVGAKPVDLAVCVGLYIVRMWGITAGYHRYFSHRAFKTGRVFQFLLALVGSTSTQKGVLWWAANHRHHHRYSDQEEDIHSPVQKGFWFSHVGWILCDKYGQTRLDAIKDFARFPELVWLNRFHLVPPVLLAVALYFIGGFSMLVWGFFVSTTLLWHGTFTINSLSHIFGRRRYKTTDTSRNNWLLALITLGEGWHNNHHYHQNTANQGWFWWEVDLSYYSLKVLSWFKVVEGLRLPSDAVKYAHLKYSAEERAALARPTRFFGAGGARAQLVAAKAAAEDKVREALAAAAEHLPSSAPTPQPLLKQ; encoded by the coding sequence TTGCAGACACCCTCTCCTGCTGCTGCCCCGCCCGCGGACAACGAGCGCCTGAACTGGTTCTCGTCCATCCCGTTCTTCGGCGTCCACCTGATGTGCCTCTTCGTCTTCGTCGTGGGGGCGAAGCCGGTGGACCTCGCGGTGTGCGTGGGGCTGTACATCGTCCGCATGTGGGGCATCACCGCGGGCTACCACCGCTACTTCTCCCACCGGGCCTTCAAGACGGGGCGGGTGTTCCAGTTCCTCCTCGCCCTGGTGGGCAGCACCTCCACCCAGAAGGGCGTGCTGTGGTGGGCGGCCAACCATCGCCACCACCACCGGTACTCGGACCAGGAGGAGGACATCCACTCGCCCGTGCAGAAGGGCTTCTGGTTCAGCCACGTGGGGTGGATTCTCTGCGACAAGTACGGGCAGACGCGCCTGGACGCCATCAAGGACTTCGCGCGCTTCCCGGAGCTGGTGTGGCTCAACCGCTTCCACCTGGTGCCGCCCGTGTTGCTCGCCGTGGCGCTCTACTTCATCGGCGGCTTCTCCATGCTGGTGTGGGGCTTCTTCGTCAGCACCACCCTCTTATGGCACGGCACCTTCACCATCAACTCGCTCAGCCACATCTTCGGCAGGCGCCGCTACAAGACGACGGACACCAGCCGCAACAACTGGCTCCTGGCGCTCATCACCCTGGGCGAGGGCTGGCACAACAACCACCACTACCACCAGAACACCGCCAACCAGGGCTGGTTCTGGTGGGAGGTGGACTTGAGCTACTACTCGCTGAAGGTCCTCTCCTGGTTCAAGGTGGTGGAGGGGCTGCGGCTGCCCTCGGACGCGGTGAAGTACGCGCACCTCAAGTACTCCGCCGAGGAGCGCGCCGCGCTGGCCCGGCCCACCCGGTTCTTCGGCGCGGGAGGCGCTCGCGCGCAGCTGGTCGCCGCCAAGGCCGCCGCCGAGGACAAGGTCCGCGAGGCCCTGGCCGCCGCGGCGGAGCACCTCCCCTCCTCCGCACCTACACCGCAGCCCTTGCTCAAGCAGTAA